The genomic DNA CTTGACGACGTCTCCCACACACAAAACATCGAGGTCGTAAAAGGCCACGTCGGACCCGGCGTTGAAATACTGGTCGCCGATGTTGCGCCCGCCGAGGATGGCAAACTGGTTGTCGGCGATGAAGCATTTGTTGTGCATTCTTCGGGTCACGTCGCCGAAGCGCGTGATGAACTGGGCCATCTTGCCGATGTTCCGTCCGAACGGGTGGAACAGCCGGACCTCGAAATTGGGAAGGGCGCTGAGAGTCGCTGCTTCGGCGTCCCTGCCGAAGAGGTCCAGGTCGTCCACCAGCAAGCGGATCCGGACGCCTCGCCTGCTGGCCCTGACGAGCGCGTTGGTGAATATCTGGCCCGTCATGTCGTCGTGGAGGAGGTAATATTGAGCGTCGATGCTCTTTTGCGCGGACTCCGCGAGGAGAATCCGGGCGGCAAAGGCGTCGATCCCGTTTGAGAGAAGGAGAAGACCGGACTCCCCGATGTGCTGCGCCGTCAACGCCTGGGACGCCTTCCCCAGGGGGGTGCCCTGGGTGTCGGTCAGGGCGTGGGAAACCGGTCTTTCAAAATCTTTGGGCAGCGATGCGCATCCCGCCAGGATGGCCGACGCCGCCAGGGCGATGAGTGAGAGCCTGATCGTCGATTTTACCATGCTACCCCGTTTCAACCGCGGCCCCGCTGTTTAGGGAAATCACCATCGCTTCGGTCGGGCCTTGTCCGTTGCTTCCCGTAGCGCAGTTTCTCGCCATGCCTTGCCGATAACGCTTCCCGGTTCCCGTATGGGGTGAAAAAAATTAGAACGGGGATATGTATTATTACATCATGACGTGAATTGCGGCAACACGATTAGCCGGGGACTCCCAGGCTGCGCAGCGAGGCTGCCCGTTCGGGCTGGAGGCTCGGCGCGATTGGGGCTAAACCGGCACGTTGGGCCGGACGCCTTGTCTTTTCGGGGAGTTGCCGGTGACTGTTATCTAGCGGGCTTTGGTGAAAAGTCGGCCGATCGGCCTGGGCCGGAATCCGGCCGCGCGGCGTTGGAGATAGAGGAGTCCGCAAGCGGCGAGCATGAAGCAGTCCCGGATGAGGGCCATCAGGGGACCGGAGGGCGCGTTGTCCGTGTTCTTTGGGGTGCCGAAGCAGCCGCAGTCCGCGTCGAGCCCGATGTGTAGGGCGTAGATCAGAATTCCCATGAACACCAACAACTGTGCGACAATGAGGGACAAAGCCCCGCGTACGTCGAAAACGAGGGCGAGACCGGAGAGAACCTCCACAATGGGGATGGCATAGGACAGGAACCCGGCCATGCGCCAGGAAACCAGGCCGTAGATGTTGATGGTCACGGCGAATCCGTCGGGGTTCATGAGCTTGAGCGTCCCGGCGTAGACGAAGAGCAGACCGAGGATCACGCGGACGACTGTGTATAGCGGTTTGGAGGCGATCGGCGATTTCATGGGTCTCCCTTTGGGGCTGCGCAAGGATGCCACGCACCATAAATGGTTCCTTGGTCGAGTGCAAACAGGAACCGGAGACCGATGGCCGGCCCGCAAAGTC from Pseudodesulfovibrio thermohalotolerans includes the following:
- a CDS encoding DoxX family protein gives rise to the protein MKSPIASKPLYTVVRVILGLLFVYAGTLKLMNPDGFAVTINIYGLVSWRMAGFLSYAIPIVEVLSGLALVFDVRGALSLIVAQLLVFMGILIYALHIGLDADCGCFGTPKNTDNAPSGPLMALIRDCFMLAACGLLYLQRRAAGFRPRPIGRLFTKAR